One window from the genome of Methylomarinovum caldicuralii encodes:
- the ltrA gene encoding group II intron reverse transcriptase/maturase, with protein sequence MGLSEGQMAGTSSQENISTRQRKLVELARIEPKLELTTIAHHIDVVWLEEAWRRTRKDGAAGVDGVTASQYAANLEENLTRLLERFKTGRYRAPAVRRVHLPKPGTGKTRPIGIPTLEDKVLQRAVLMALEPIFEQDFLDCSYGFRPGRSAHQALERLWGGLMAMGGGWVIDLDIQNFFDDVDRDRLRNFLGQRVRDGVICRVIGKWLNAGVMESGQLHYPEQGTPQGGVISPLLANLYLHHVLDLWFEQTVKPRLQGSAFEVRFADDAVLVFEREEDARRVLAVLGKRLAKYGLRLHPDKTRLLDFRKPGRKGQSFQYLGFTLLPTSSPFYRNQCLIRFL encoded by the coding sequence ATGGGGCTTTCGGAGGGACAGATGGCCGGGACATCGAGCCAGGAGAACATCTCAACACGACAACGGAAGCTAGTGGAACTGGCCCGGATCGAACCGAAGCTGGAACTGACCACGATTGCCCACCACATCGACGTGGTGTGGCTGGAAGAAGCCTGGCGGCGCACCCGCAAGGACGGGGCCGCCGGGGTGGACGGCGTGACTGCATCCCAATACGCAGCCAACTTAGAGGAGAACCTGACGCGCCTGCTGGAACGGTTCAAGACCGGCCGGTATCGGGCGCCTGCGGTACGGCGCGTCCACCTGCCCAAGCCGGGAACGGGAAAGACCCGCCCGATCGGCATTCCCACGCTGGAAGACAAGGTGCTGCAACGGGCGGTGCTGATGGCGCTGGAACCCATCTTCGAGCAGGACTTTCTCGACTGCTCCTACGGGTTCCGGCCCGGACGCAGTGCCCACCAGGCCCTGGAGAGGCTATGGGGCGGGCTGATGGCCATGGGCGGTGGCTGGGTCATCGACCTGGACATCCAAAACTTCTTCGACGACGTGGACCGGGACCGGCTGCGGAACTTTCTGGGGCAGAGGGTGCGCGACGGCGTGATCTGCCGCGTGATCGGTAAATGGCTGAATGCCGGCGTCATGGAGAGCGGACAGCTTCACTACCCCGAACAAGGGACACCGCAAGGTGGGGTGATCTCCCCACTGCTGGCCAACCTCTACCTGCATCACGTGCTCGACCTGTGGTTCGAGCAGACGGTCAAACCGCGACTGCAAGGCAGCGCCTTCGAAGTCCGGTTCGCCGACGATGCGGTCCTGGTGTTCGAACGGGAAGAAGACGCCCGGCGGGTATTGGCCGTTCTGGGCAAGCGCCTGGCCAAATACGGCCTGCGCCTGCACCCGGACAAAACCCGCCTGCTCGACTTCAGAAAACCCGGACGGAAAGGCCAGAGCTTCCAATACCTGGGATTCACCCTATTACCCACATCTTCCCCCTTCTATAGGAATCAATGTCTTATCCGTTTTCTCTGA
- a CDS encoding glycosyltransferase, translating into MLKWLLWPTGGLFLYLSQLAVDLELQELLAVGLIAWLLLLRPLPRQGWLRLLFLLLAAFLVSRYLFWRTFNTLGYDGPASFVASLALYGAELYGILMFGLSNFVSAAPIRRDPAGTESPWPSVDVLIPTYEEPFEVVKATLVAATSMDYPGDFRVYLLDDGATWKRRHANDPETAHQARQRHRQLRNLCTAVGASYLTRYDNRHAKAGNLNAALLKTDGDLVAVLDCDHIPTVDFLRSATGWFVANPRLFLLQTTLLPTSLAPVVRY; encoded by the coding sequence TTGCTAAAGTGGCTGCTTTGGCCCACGGGAGGACTTTTTCTTTATCTGTCCCAGCTTGCCGTTGACCTTGAGCTGCAGGAGCTTTTGGCCGTCGGCCTGATTGCTTGGCTGCTGTTGCTGCGCCCCCTTCCCCGCCAGGGATGGTTGCGGCTGCTGTTTTTGCTGCTGGCGGCCTTTCTGGTAAGCCGCTATCTTTTTTGGCGCACCTTCAATACCTTAGGTTACGATGGCCCTGCCAGCTTCGTCGCTTCTCTGGCTCTCTACGGTGCTGAACTCTATGGCATCCTGATGTTTGGCCTCAGCAACTTCGTCAGCGCCGCTCCGATCCGCCGTGATCCCGCCGGCACTGAAAGCCCCTGGCCCTCAGTGGACGTACTGATTCCCACTTACGAGGAACCCTTCGAAGTGGTCAAGGCCACCCTGGTTGCCGCCACGTCCATGGACTACCCTGGTGACTTCAGGGTCTATTTGCTTGATGATGGCGCCACCTGGAAAAGGCGTCATGCCAACGATCCTGAAACAGCACACCAGGCGCGGCAGCGCCATCGACAACTCCGGAATTTATGCACTGCGGTCGGTGCCAGCTATCTCACCCGTTACGACAACCGCCACGCCAAGGCAGGCAACCTCAACGCCGCCTTGCTGAAAACCGATGGCGATCTTGTTGCCGTGCTGGACTGCGACCACATCCCGACCGTGGATTTTCTGCGGTCCGCCACAGGCTGGTTCGTTGCCAATCCGAGATTGTTTCTGCTCCAGACCACCCTATTACCCACATCTCTCGCCCCTGTAGTAAGATATTGA
- the tnpC gene encoding IS66 family transposase, which yields MERLDLDLSRPPPLPGTVEECHRVIEALWRALGEFQQIQARVEELEEQLALGSDNSSQPPSQDSPKKRAERKGKRPTGRKKGAQVGHPGHERALVPAEAVDEVRHYFPHGRCECGGSVAVRGFRPHQVFDLPEIRYRVVEHRVYEGRCGWCGEKHQGRLPDEVPRGQMGPGLVAWIGLMTGRYHLSLREVEALLEEQWGLKFSLGAISQSQIPLQAWLGPVYNQIGEAVRKALIAHADETRHYRGRSIYWLWALTTDQMAYFLTHYSRGKGAAGELLGDFQGILVTDRHGAYNDHPQDSHQYCWAHLIRNLERIAGRKGQAGEDGERLLRAARLTVHYGKLWQQSHYPSDRYRRRLERLKALFRRELEQAAQRHGDNKTGRSCRKLLDDFPRFWTFLDHPGVPMTNNTAERALRPYVIWRKTSFFSQSHRGDCFRPMILSLVETCKRLKIGVYQTLRTICAQGMAEGEVTFRLPLPEPQPLPVASPAG from the coding sequence ATGGAAAGACTTGATCTGGACCTGAGCCGCCCACCTCCCTTGCCCGGGACGGTGGAGGAATGCCACCGGGTGATCGAAGCGCTTTGGCGGGCGCTGGGAGAATTTCAGCAGATCCAGGCGCGAGTGGAAGAACTGGAGGAACAGTTGGCCTTGGGGTCCGACAATTCCTCCCAACCACCTTCCCAGGACAGCCCGAAGAAGCGCGCCGAGCGCAAGGGCAAGCGACCGACGGGACGCAAGAAAGGGGCGCAGGTGGGACATCCCGGGCACGAGCGGGCTCTGGTTCCGGCAGAAGCAGTGGACGAGGTCCGGCATTACTTTCCCCATGGCCGCTGCGAGTGCGGTGGGTCGGTGGCGGTGCGGGGATTCCGTCCCCATCAGGTGTTCGACCTGCCCGAGATTCGTTACCGGGTGGTCGAACACCGGGTGTATGAAGGCCGCTGTGGGTGGTGTGGTGAGAAGCACCAGGGGCGGCTACCGGATGAGGTGCCCCGCGGCCAGATGGGACCTGGGCTGGTGGCGTGGATTGGCTTGATGACGGGGCGCTATCACCTGTCGCTGCGGGAAGTCGAAGCGCTGCTGGAAGAACAATGGGGTCTGAAATTCAGCCTGGGGGCGATCAGCCAGAGCCAGATCCCGCTGCAGGCGTGGCTGGGTCCGGTCTACAACCAGATTGGCGAAGCGGTCAGAAAAGCGCTGATCGCCCATGCCGACGAGACCCGCCACTACCGGGGCCGCAGCATCTATTGGCTGTGGGCGCTGACGACCGATCAGATGGCGTATTTCCTGACCCATTATTCCCGCGGCAAGGGTGCGGCCGGTGAGCTGTTGGGGGATTTCCAGGGAATCCTGGTGACCGACCGCCACGGGGCCTACAACGACCATCCCCAGGACTCACACCAATACTGCTGGGCGCATCTCATCCGCAACCTGGAACGGATCGCCGGGCGCAAGGGACAGGCCGGCGAAGATGGCGAACGCCTGCTCCGGGCCGCCCGCCTGACGGTTCACTACGGCAAGCTCTGGCAACAGAGCCATTACCCATCCGACCGCTACCGAAGGCGATTGGAACGCCTCAAAGCCCTCTTCCGGCGCGAACTGGAACAGGCCGCCCAAAGACATGGCGACAACAAAACCGGTCGCAGCTGCCGCAAGTTGTTGGACGATTTTCCCAGGTTCTGGACCTTCCTGGACCATCCCGGGGTACCGATGACCAACAACACGGCAGAGCGTGCCCTACGCCCCTATGTCATCTGGCGCAAGACCAGTTTCTTCAGCCAGTCGCATCGCGGTGACTGCTTCCGACCCATGATCCTGTCGCTGGTCGAAACCTGCAAGCGCCTCAAGATCGGCGTCTATCAGACCCTGCGGACCATCTGCGCCCAGGGCATGGCAGAGGGCGAGGTCACCTTCCGCCTGCCCCTGCCGGAACCTCAACCACTTCCAGTGGCAAGCCCGGCCGGGTGA
- a CDS encoding IS4 family transposase gives MGNARLNRRLCRVIEAMASDPMASVPNVCGGGWAETKAAYRLLDNARLDFREVLRAHSVPTLERIRQQSRVLCLQDTTELDYSGRPSMAGLGRLNYEQRQGLYLHPTLVISEAGVALGVTDCWHWARLPKGEPDLAESLRWVEGYERVAEMAALAPDTRLVYVADREGDLRALIDRAEQLGFAADYLIRVRHDRKLNDPLDGKLRAAVEAQPVLGTIAFDLPAGGNRPARQVTQTIRLARVELKTRSGPGPQVTVILAREEAPPEGQEAVEWCLITNEEITTLEQARARIEWYRKRWWIEVYFRILKSGCRIEALQLRTRERLERALVLYLIVAWRILMLMTLGREHPEWCCEVVFSVEEWQTAWAIHHRTPPPATPPDLGAIVRIVAGFGGWLGRKNDPPPGPKALWQGMTKLSAYVEAVTAIRAAEIKFPQRKRIRH, from the coding sequence CTGGGCAATGCCCGCCTGAACCGGCGGCTGTGCCGGGTGATAGAAGCGATGGCAAGCGATCCGATGGCGAGCGTTCCCAACGTTTGCGGGGGTGGCTGGGCGGAGACCAAGGCGGCCTACCGGCTGCTGGACAATGCCAGGCTGGATTTTCGGGAGGTGTTGCGGGCCCACAGTGTGCCGACCCTGGAACGGATCCGGCAGCAGTCGCGGGTGCTGTGCCTGCAGGATACCACCGAGCTGGATTATTCCGGGCGGCCGTCGATGGCGGGGTTGGGACGGCTGAATTACGAGCAGCGTCAGGGGTTGTACCTGCATCCGACGCTGGTGATCAGTGAGGCGGGCGTGGCCCTGGGGGTGACCGACTGCTGGCACTGGGCGCGTTTGCCCAAGGGGGAACCGGACCTGGCCGAAAGCCTGCGTTGGGTGGAAGGTTATGAGCGGGTGGCCGAGATGGCCGCCCTGGCGCCCGACACCCGGCTGGTGTATGTCGCCGACCGCGAAGGTGACCTTCGGGCCCTGATCGACCGGGCCGAACAGCTGGGCTTTGCCGCCGATTACCTGATCCGGGTACGACACGACCGTAAGCTCAATGACCCCCTCGATGGCAAACTGCGGGCCGCGGTCGAAGCCCAGCCGGTGCTGGGGACGATCGCCTTTGACCTGCCGGCCGGCGGCAACCGCCCGGCCCGGCAGGTCACACAAACAATCCGTCTCGCCCGGGTCGAACTGAAGACCCGCAGCGGCCCGGGTCCCCAAGTCACCGTCATCCTGGCCCGGGAAGAGGCGCCCCCCGAAGGCCAGGAAGCGGTCGAATGGTGTCTGATCACCAACGAAGAAATCACCACCCTGGAACAGGCCAGAGCGCGCATCGAATGGTACCGCAAACGCTGGTGGATCGAGGTCTACTTCCGCATCCTCAAAAGCGGCTGCCGCATCGAAGCCCTGCAACTTCGCACCCGGGAACGCCTGGAACGGGCCCTGGTGCTTTATCTGATCGTCGCCTGGCGCATCCTGATGCTGATGACGCTCGGGCGGGAACATCCCGAGTGGTGCTGTGAAGTGGTGTTCTCTGTCGAAGAATGGCAGACCGCCTGGGCCATCCACCATCGCACCCCGCCGCCCGCGACGCCGCCGGATTTGGGCGCCATCGTCCGCATTGTGGCCGGCTTTGGCGGCTGGCTGGGGCGCAAGAACGATCCCCCACCCGGCCCCAAAGCCCTGTGGCAGGGCATGACCAAACTGAGCGCCTACGTGGAGGCCGTGACCGCCATCCGGGCGGCCGAGATCAAGTTCCCTCAGAGAAAACGGATAAGACATTGA
- a CDS encoding IS4 family transposase has product MGDARLNRRLCRVIEAMANDPMASVPNVCGGGWAETKAAYRLLDNARLDFREVLRAHSVPTLERIRQQSRVLCLQDTTELDYSGRPSMAGLGRLNYEQRQGLYLHPTLVISEAGVALGVTDCWHWARLPKGEPDLAESLRWVEGYERVAEMAALAPETRLVYVADREGDLRALIDRAEQLGFAADYLIRVQHDRKLNDPLDGKLRAAVEAQPVLGTIAFDLPAGGNRPARQVTQTIRLARLELKTRSGPGPQVTVILAREEAPPEGQEAVEWCLITNEEITTLEQARARIEWYRKRWWIEVYFRILKSGCRIEALQLRTRERLERALVLYLIVAWRILMLMTLGREHPEWCCEVVFSVEEWQTAWAIHHRTPPPATPPDLGTIVRIVAGFGGWLGRKNDPPPGPKALWQGMTKLSAYVEAVTAIRAAEIKFPQRKRIRH; this is encoded by the coding sequence CTGGGCGATGCCCGCCTGAACCGGCGGCTGTGCCGGGTGATAGAAGCGATGGCAAACGATCCGATGGCGAGCGTTCCCAACGTTTGCGGGGGTGGCTGGGCGGAGACCAAGGCGGCCTACCGGCTGCTGGACAATGCCAGGCTGGATTTTCGGGAGGTGTTGCGGGCCCACAGTGTGCCGACCCTGGAACGGATCCGGCAGCAGTCGCGGGTGCTGTGCCTGCAGGACACCACCGAGCTGGATTATTCCGGGCGGCCGTCGATGGCGGGGTTGGGACGGCTGAATTACGAGCAGCGTCAGGGGTTGTACCTGCATCCGACGCTGGTGATCAGTGAGGCGGGCGTGGCCCTGGGGGTGACCGACTGCTGGCACTGGGCGCGTTTGCCCAAGGGGGAACCGGACCTGGCCGAAAGCCTGCGTTGGGTGGAAGGTTATGAGCGGGTGGCCGAGATGGCCGCCCTGGCGCCCGAGACCCGGCTGGTGTATGTCGCCGACCGCGAAGGTGACCTTCGGGCCCTGATCGACCGGGCCGAACAGCTGGGCTTTGCCGCCGATTACCTGATCCGGGTGCAGCACGACCGTAAGCTCAATGACCCCCTCGATGGCAAACTGCGGGCCGCGGTCGAAGCCCAGCCGGTGTTGGGGACGATCGCCTTTGACCTGCCGGCCGGCGGCAACCGCCCGGCCCGGCAGGTCACACAAACAATCCGGCTCGCCCGGCTCGAACTGAAGACCCGAAGCGGCCCGGGTCCCCAAGTCACCGTCATCCTGGCCCGGGAAGAGGCGCCCCCCGAAGGCCAGGAAGCGGTCGAATGGTGCCTGATCACCAACGAAGAAATCACCACCCTGGAACAGGCCAGAGCGCGCATCGAATGGTACCGCAAACGGTGGTGGATCGAGGTCTACTTCCGCATCCTCAAAAGCGGCTGCCGCATCGAAGCCCTGCAACTTCGCACCCGGGAACGCCTGGAACGGGCCCTGGTGCTGTATCTGATCGTCGCCTGGCGCATCCTGATGCTGATGACGCTCGGGCGGGAACATCCCGAGTGGTGCTGTGAAGTGGTGTTCTCTGTCGAAGAATGGCAGACCGCCTGGGCCATCCACCATCGCACCCCGCCGCCCGCGACGCCGCCGGATTTGGGCACCATCGTCCGCATCGTGGCCGGCTTTGGCGGCTGGCTGGGGCGCAAGAACGATCCCCCGCCCGGTCCCAAAGCCCTGTGGCAGGGCATGACCAAACTGAGCGCCTACGTGGAGGCCGTGACCGCCATCCGGGCGGCCGAGATCAAGTTCCCTCAGAGAAAACGGATAAGACATTGA